The nucleotide window TTATTATTGGAAAAAAATCCAGATTAATATTCCGGACTTTTGGAAAAATATTATCCTCATGAGTGTTCCTTTAATAATCAGTTTATTATTCGGATTTACAATAAACGGTAAATTCCCAGTGGATTCCTGGTTGTTATTCGCTATAAAGATATCTATTTTTACATTAGTTTTTTTAATTTTAATGTGGATTACAGCAATGAATCGTTATGAAAAAGAGCTAATCACATTTCCTCTCCACTATTATTTTAAAAAACGGCTTCAAGGTAAGGGTATATAGTGTTGAATAATTCCGCTAATGAGGTGTTTATTTGGTGTCAAAAATTAAAGGGGTTATTTCATCATTTACATGGAACTTTGTCGTTAATGGGATGGCAAAGTCCTTTTTAATTCCTAAAATTGTAAGGTACTACTTATACAAATTATCTGGAATGAGAACAAATTCAAGCAACATAAGGGCAGGTTGCATATTCAGAGGTAAAAGTGTAGTTATAGAAAAAGACGTTTTCATTAATCATAATGTTTTTATTGACGCTTGGGAAACCGTAATCATCAAAGAGAAAGCTGCAATAGCATTTGATGTTTTAATATGTACATCAAGCCACAAAATCGGGCAACCAGGAAAAAGAGCAGGGATATCAGATAGAAAACCAGTAGTAATTGGAAAAGGCTGCTGGGTTGGTGCTAGAGCAACGATACTCCCAGGAGTGGTACTCGGTGATGGGTGCGTTATCGCAGCAGGCGCGGTAGTTAATAAAGATTGTAAACCTAATACCCTTTATGCGGGTGTACCTGCAAAAGAAGTTAAAACTTTGGAAACCATTTATCTAACTGCACAAAACTAAATGGGGGGCAAACCATGCGTATAGCATTTGCAGCTGACATACATGGAAATGCAGTGGCTTTGGAAGAAGTATTAAAGGATATCCAACAAAGAAGTGTTGATAAAATTATTATATTGGGAGATATCTGTTTTAGAGGACCAGAACCACAGCGTTCACTAAACCTAGTTAGACGCCTGCAAACAAGTGTGATTAAAGGTAATGCTGATGAATGGCTAGTAAGAGGAATTAAATTGGGAGAAGTAGCGGAAAATTCCTTGGAGGTGATGAATAAAGAACGAGAATGGACTTTATCTAACTTGGCTAAGGATGATATTCAATATCTACAATGCTTACCAGAAAGTATGAAGCTTGAAATCGAGGGCATCCGAATATGTGCCTTTCATGCAACTCCGCATAGCATGTTTGAAATAGTACCGCCTGATGAAAATGAAGAAAACCTTCTGAAGACAATGATGGTTGAAGAAGCTGATATATATGTATGTGCCCATATCCATAAACCATATATTAAGTTTTTCAAAGGTAAATGTATTATTAATACAGGGAGTGTAGGATTGCCTTTTGATGGGGATAAAAGAGCTTCCTATACAATCATGGAAGTTGATAGTAACTTCTATCAAACTTCCATCATTAAAGTAGGGTATGACGTTAACAATGTAATCAAACAATTTAATGAAACAGATTATCCAAATAAGGATTTAATGATAAGACTTCTGAAGAACGCTAAAACATAAAAAACAAAGTTAAACAAGGGTGGTAAACATGCGGTTGTTTTTCAAAAGCTTATTCTTTATACTTTTAACCATTTGCTATATGGCCTTTATTTGGATTCAATCAAGTTACTTTGATCCTGAAAGTTTAGTGGGTATTTCCAGTTCATTGAGCAGATCTGTTTTTCTGCTTATCGGTGCTGCTTTGGAGTTAGCTCATCTTTTTCAATTTGGCTTGTTGTACTTATGCATTATCCTTGTATTCCTCAGTTTAGGTAGGTTGCGAACCTGGCAAGAGGTAACTGCTGCTGTAATTGCTCTTGGGTACGGAATAGTTGATGAAATACACCAGTTATATGTTCCGTTTCGATCCTTTTCTTTAGGAGACATTGTGAAGGATATAATAGGTATTTTTGTATTTTGGTGGTTGGTGCACCGGAATTATTACTTTAAAAAGAGTTCAAAGTTTGGTCGCTGGTTAAGAAATGTAACATCAATTTAAATAGCATTAAAGAAATTGTCGAAAACATATTCTTTAAAAAGAACAGAGTTTATTGTTATAATAAAATGGCATAAGTAAAGAAGGCGAAGTGCGGAATACGCGCTATTATTTTAGTTTCATTGTTCTTTATAATGAACAAGAGGAGGAACGTGTCATGAAAGAAATTAAAATAAACGAAAGTCCACTAGTTTTAAGTCATCAGCCCATTAGTTTTGAAACTGCACAAAGTTGGAATCCTGGTTGTGGAAGGATTCCACCTAATAATGGTACAGAACCTGGAGGTGGTCATCCCGTAGGTCCGGTTAATCCTGGAAATGGTCATAACAATGGAAAGCATAATGGACACTATAACGGTAATGATCGTTGTAATTAATTTTACTTTAATGATTTCGAGGAGATAGTTATGACAAAAAAGCATGCGTTGTTTGGGAACCTTATAGTTTGTTTTGAGGATAAAACAAACGAACAAGTTTTTTATAGAACTTTTCAAATTTCTCCATCTAATAATGAACTGACAAATTTGAATGTCACAATTCTAGATGGATACGGAGTTCCATTTCAGGATTACTATGTTCAAATCTCCAATGATACCAAGAAAATCTATTTCCGACGCGCAGACTATCTTATAGAAGCAAGTCATGACTATGCAAAAGCTACCATCCACGTCCACGACGAACTAGCCTTAAAACATGCGCTAATGAATCTCTACAGCTCTTACATTGTCTATCACAATTGGGGTTTATTGATTCATTCATCCTGCGCAATCGAGAATGGCAAGGCGCATATCTTCGCTGGTCATTCAGGAGCAGGGAAGTCGACTGCTGCAAGGCTATCGCAACCTCGTAATCTATTATCGGACGAAGCCACAATCGTTAAAATCGAAGAGGATGGGATCACTGTATTTGATTCGCCTTTCCGCAGTGAATTGCAATCCACAGGTTATCAACAGCCAACTCCATTAGCGGGAATAGAGCTTCTGCACCAGGCGGAGATTAACAGTCTGGAAAAGATGAGGAAGCCTGATGCACTATTATCACTGATGGATAAGGTGTTTTACTGGAGCCATGATCCGGCTGAAACGCAGCGGATTATGGGATTATTGCGGATCTTGGTTGAGAAGGTCCCTGTTTATGAACTGTATTTTCGTAAAGATCCTACATTTTGGGAGCTGATTTCATAATGGTTCAATTTATTCAAAAAAATAGTTTTGAGGCAACCCATATTGAGGATGAGTGGATTATTCTGGATACTGATCAATATACGGTCACAAGGCTTAATGACCTGGGGGGATTTTGCTGGCTGAAGCTTCGCGAAGCTCAGACGGTGAAGAGTCTGCACATGGCAATTGACCAGGAATACGGTGCAGAGTGCGAAAATGAAGCTATTGATAAATTTCTATCTGATTTGGAGAAGTGTGGGTTGATTTGTCATGCTATTTGATCTTGAAACAATTCGTTTTTTAAAGGTTGCGATTGAGAAGGATGGCTTTCTTGAATTGCCTGCTCATGGGAACAGCATGTTTCCTCTAATCCAGAGAGGGGATGTATGCAAATTCGTACCATGCAGCCCGGGTTCTTTTGGGAAGGGAGAGATCATTTTATTCCACACCGATCACGGACAATTGATTGCTCACCGGTTTATCCGTTCAGAATCAAATGATGGCTTCCAACATTATCTTTTCAAAGGCGATACAAATCTTGGATATGATTTTCCCGCAACCCCTGAACAACTCATCGGAAAGCTTTCTTCTATTAAAAAGAATAGACACAATCTATCTGTGCATAGTTCCTCAGTTGAACTATGGGCAAAGCTGATCACGACCTTGCCTGTCCTGTCGGGAATCTTGAGGAAGTATCTTAACTGGAAATCTCATTATGCAGAAATGTGGAGTACCTTATGGCGAAAGTTAAACAGCTTATAACGATTGCGAATCAATATTTTTCTATGAAGGATATCCGTAATACCTTTTCGATGTTGAAGCCGTTTTTCCTTAGACATTGGAAGGCTTATTCGGCACTCCTTTTTTTGTTACTGTTCGATATTTTCTTTACCATTGCTTTTGCCTGGTTCTTTGGGAATATTACCGACGCGGCGATCCGCAGTGATTTTGAGGAATTGAAAAGACTGATTCCGATTGGGATTGGGCTTACTGTTCTGAACATCATTTCGAATTTCTGTGATATTTATTTTGAAACGATTGCTTCAAATGGCTTGAAAAAGGATTTGAAAGAACATTTATTCAAGCATATTCTCAGCCTGCCTGCAGGTGTTGCCTCCAACCTTCGTTCCGGCGATCTTCTTTCGTATTTTACCAATGATATTCATAGCATAGATGGTGTCACTGGCAGCAGCTTGATTAATCTAATCCGTCTGCCGCTCACCTATATTGCAGTCCTCATTTATCTCTTCCAAATTAACTGGTTTTTGTCCATGATAAGCATCCTTATCGCTCCGATAGCGATTGTCGCGGGTGCGGGATTTGGCTTGCTGCTGAAACGGAATGGGCGCAAGCTT belongs to Mesobacillus sp. AQ2 and includes:
- a CDS encoding acyltransferase produces the protein MSKIKGVISSFTWNFVVNGMAKSFLIPKIVRYYLYKLSGMRTNSSNIRAGCIFRGKSVVIEKDVFINHNVFIDAWETVIIKEKAAIAFDVLICTSSHKIGQPGKRAGISDRKPVVIGKGCWVGARATILPGVVLGDGCVIAAGAVVNKDCKPNTLYAGVPAKEVKTLETIYLTAQN
- a CDS encoding metallophosphoesterase family protein codes for the protein MRIAFAADIHGNAVALEEVLKDIQQRSVDKIIILGDICFRGPEPQRSLNLVRRLQTSVIKGNADEWLVRGIKLGEVAENSLEVMNKEREWTLSNLAKDDIQYLQCLPESMKLEIEGIRICAFHATPHSMFEIVPPDENEENLLKTMMVEEADIYVCAHIHKPYIKFFKGKCIINTGSVGLPFDGDKRASYTIMEVDSNFYQTSIIKVGYDVNNVIKQFNETDYPNKDLMIRLLKNAKT
- a CDS encoding VanZ family protein → MRLFFKSLFFILLTICYMAFIWIQSSYFDPESLVGISSSLSRSVFLLIGAALELAHLFQFGLLYLCIILVFLSLGRLRTWQEVTAAVIALGYGIVDEIHQLYVPFRSFSLGDIVKDIIGIFVFWWLVHRNYYFKKSSKFGRWLRNVTSI
- a CDS encoding PqqD family protein; amino-acid sequence: MVQFIQKNSFEATHIEDEWIILDTDQYTVTRLNDLGGFCWLKLREAQTVKSLHMAIDQEYGAECENEAIDKFLSDLEKCGLICHAI
- a CDS encoding S24/S26 family peptidase, with the translated sequence MLFDLETIRFLKVAIEKDGFLELPAHGNSMFPLIQRGDVCKFVPCSPGSFGKGEIILFHTDHGQLIAHRFIRSESNDGFQHYLFKGDTNLGYDFPATPEQLIGKLSSIKKNRHNLSVHSSSVELWAKLITTLPVLSGILRKYLNWKSHYAEMWSTLWRKLNSL